CTTAACAGCTCCCGTCGTTACTACTACCATAATTTCGATTGGTCAAAAATAACTACCACTACTACTTTGTTAAAAAAACAACATAGATACGTGTGAGGCTACCGGTTTTcgaaaaattattgggtgcCCCATGGACAGCGTCTCAATATTTTTTCCGCCATGTGATCCTCCATACTTTGCGATACCCAATATTAATTTGCGGCGAGGAAGGGTGTTGAGGACTCGGGGgcacactgaataattactcctggTTTCCTTACCCACGAAGCAAGCGCGGAATTCTTCACCGTTTCTTCTGcgttcccttcccttcccttacCCTATCTCTGTTCTGTAtataaactccaaaaattactggGTACTTTATTATGCGATCAGTAGCAGTAtcgtttttttctttgttttttttctcaatttatttttccttatAACCCAAAAATTAGTAGCGAGATAGGGTAGTGTTTTGTTGTTGGATTCCAATGGGTGATTCTGGAGTTACGGATAACGAAGTTGCCGGGCAATACGATTGGATACTCGATGGAATCCCCGATGATTTGAGCCTGTTCTTCGATGATATTCCCCTTTCAGATGTAACGAATTCGTCTCCTGATTCCCTTCCTTTGACGATCGACGACATCGACCAGATTTTATTGGGAGACGACGACAACGAGGAAAGTCGCCGAGATACGGTCGTTGCGGAGCAGCAGCTGGATATATTCTCGGATTACCTTCTCGATTCGCCCGTCGAGTCCGATCACTCTGCTGAAATCGTTGACTTAACCGACGGCGGCAAGAACGCGaattctccttcttcttcctcggaGGAGGAGCATCGTGACGTCATCCTTCCGCAGGATGACAGCGGAGATGGTGGAGATCCGACTAACAAGAAACGGCAAAGGTACGTTTCATTTGGCTTCTCCCCCTCTATACGTCTAGATTCCTCTATGCGGTtgttagggttttggacttTACCTGTTGGAAAATGCTAAGCATATATAGCCCTAAggttcggatcaaaaaaaaaagaagtatatATAGCCCTAGGGTGGTGGATAATGTGTGAAAATTGTACCCATATCCGAGAATAATGTATTGATATGCGTGAGATGTGCATTAAAATTTGAACTTGGTTGGCATTAGATGTATATTTTACATGGACAATGGTTAGCAAGAGCCACTACTCCAGGTAATCGTTCTTCAGTTTAGCTTCTGTTTTGTTTACTTGGTCAACTAATGGGTAAATCCTTTGAAGACATTTATCTGTATTGAATCAAGCTGTACGATTTGTCTTTCTATTGTAAGATTGCAGTACAGATTTTAGGGATGGGGATATTTGTAAATGTTACTATGTTATTTACAGGCAGTTGAGAAATCGGGATGCTGCAGTGAGATCAagggagaggaagaagatgtaTGTGAGGGATCTTGAGATGAaaacaaagtacttagaagGGGAATGCAGGAGGCTGGGGATGTTGCTCCAGTGCTGTTGTGCAGAAAATCAAGCTCTACGCCTTTCCTTGCAGAATGCCAAGGCCTTTGATGCTTCCATGACCAAGCAGGAGTCTGCTGTGCTCTTGTTGGGTACGAAACATGATCCTCCCCTCCCCTGCCCTGCCctgccttttctttatttttcattgtATACTGCCATTATGCTGTTATGTTTGCGGTTTTCTAGTTCTAACCTGTACATGCAATGACTAGTTCTCTCATCTTTTTAACCAACGAAGCCACAGCGTTGGTTGTGTCCCTCTGAAGTAGGTAGGTTTTGTCTCCTAGTTGTTTGCAGGCGGAATCTATAGATCTGTTCATCTCTCTAGGGTGGCTTTACTAAGGCAGTAAGGCTTGAACTGGACTTCATGACTTggagttttgtgtgtgttgagTTACTCGCTCTTGTGAAAAAATGGATGTGATCAATCATTTCCCTAAGCATTACaactttcataaataaatatatcaGTATGAATCAGGGATTATGCTAGATTGTGAAGGCATGTCTCAGGTAATGAGGAAAACTATCTTGGAACCAGTGTCTCTACAAACTCTCCTGTTGTCTCATCAGAACATGGCCTAACTAATGATGGTGGCGGTGTAGTCATGTCAGTTGTAGTACAATTTGAGCTATTTAGCTTAACTAATCATGGAATTGATCACGCATTTTCCTAAGCCTTCATTTTTCACTCTTGTCAATGGCTGCACACTTCTGTATTCCCTGTTTTGGTAGAGGAGAAACTATGTAGGAACTCATGTCCTTTAAATCCTAAGGCTTTGGTGGAGTATTTTGCCGGTGGAGCTACAGAGATAGGTTGGTTTTTTCGTTACTCTTAAAATTATATTCTATCCATTGACTTTAAAGGATTTGTTTTGGTGACAAAGCTCGAGTCTTCGGAAACCAGTGGTGTGTGACTGTGTGTGGTTGGTTCTTAGGCTTCATGTCTAGAGAATTGGTAGAATTATGTAGGACAACATTGTAGATTTTGAGACTGTGGGACAGggttttttatttggttgtttAGGAGTTTTGGTGTCTCCTTTTAATCAGGACACCGATATAGAGATTGGAGGGTCATTTGCAGTatgttgtttttcatttttccttcaatCATGTTGTGGCGGACTACTTCTCGTTCTTGTTCTCTTTTgtagttattttctttttcgctGGTTGAAGTTTTGTGGCGTCCATAATAACATTGCCAGCTCAGTGTCAGTTTCCAGTTTTGTAGCCCTACTAAATAATAATCCTGATGccattttcccaacaaaaaaaaaaaaaaaaccatctttCTTAGCCTTTAACTTCCATTCCATCCAGCGTTATATTTGATATTTGATAGCTTGATACTGACTCTGCTGTGTTGGGTTAAGGAAAGAACTATAGACGAACTTGTGTCATCCAGGCTCCAACTTCCTTTAATGTCTCATTAGATTATGTTCTGTCTTAAGGATGTGGCCTGATTTATAATCCTTGCCACCTTTTTCACTTTTCCGTGGGCTTCTGGAAGCCTTTCAACTGTGAAATCATTTATCAGGTCTCCTTTTCCTCAGTCATATAGCagttcttgtttttctttgccctttctttcattttcttttcccaaatGTTTCGTTTTTATCATTCTTGTTATTGTGTTCCCTTTTGGCAGTAAAATGAGGGCATCTTCCTTAAACTTGTTTAGCTGGAATTCAACACCCAAATTCGCACTTTTCTCTGCTATATTTTGGTTCTTAGTGAGGAAGCCTTGACAAATATTGATTTGGATTTTTCGTAGCCGTCAATTTTTATGCAGGGTTTAATTGTTTTGGGCTGATCTTACGAGCTGGTGGAGCTTGTGAGGGTTGCCACATTGGGTGCAACTCCCGCTGTTGCATCTAGGCCTTTACGGTCAAGCTATAAGGGGTATTCATCAACTAGTTGGTTTTCTGCACGTGGATAACTTTCGCTTTTGGTTTTTGCAGAATCCCTGCTGTTGGGTTCCCTGCTTTGGTTCCTGGGCATCGTTTGCCTGCTCATTCAGCCCGGACTGCTCCAGTTCGATCTGGAAACAGTTCAAATAGGAAGCGTGGACAAGAAAAATCAGGGAAGTCTGGCTGTAAGAAAGCCAGGAAGTAAGGTGTTTGGACTCAATCTGTTCCGGTCGTTTATGGTGAGCAAGATATGCAAAGCTTCAAGGTCGAGGATGAAACCAAGTTTCCTTTCTATAAAAGTTTTGGTGTGACTCATGAGGCGTTTCTCTGCTTTGCTTGGCATGTTTTCTGGTTCTGTAGTAAATAAGTATTGGGCTCTTTCTCTCCTAATTTCTCAATACTGTGTTTAGATGGATAATTTTCTATGACACTATTATGAGTTTCGTCAGCTGGAACCccaatatgttattttttaaatgttGCGTTCTTTGGTCGATTATATAGATTATCTGTTCTTTGAAATGGTTGATAAATTTGGCTGGCTTTATTAGCAGAAAGCCGCTTAAAATGCTTATTTCTGTTTTTGCATTGCCAATGGGGCAGAGTTGTCAAAACATGTTAAGGTGTGGTTGGGTCAACTGGTTGTCTGTGCAATGATTTGAATCACGTGCTTGAAGTGGCTGCATGGGGAATTGAACTCTGAGTTTGGACATTTTCCCCCTTTGTAATGCCATATGAAGTAGTGAAACGATGTTTCCACTTAACGGGAACTGTAAATTGTTGTGCGTGATGGTATCAATCAAGCCAAGCGGAGGAATTGAGGAGGgccaaaagaaaaatgaaaagaaaggggaaaagtcCATGTTGGATCGTTAGGTGAGGGGTGCTGGAGttacattttgtttgtttgtttgtttgtttggtaaaCCCGTGGGCTTTTTCGGAAGGACAATAATGCCCTCAGCAGCATATTCCGAACCAAGATGCACGCTACTCGTATATTCTCCTACTCTCCTATAGCTTTCCACTTTCTGTAGAGGGGCTAATTACATATTTGCCCTGAACTTGTCTAAAAGTTACcccctcctccctccctccctctctcatcaCCATCTTTGATTAAAGTTTGTATCCCAGGAGCCTTGACTCAGTAAGAACTGTCTTATACTCCGGTCATAAACAACTTGAAAATGAATCCTATCCTCAGGCAGTGATCTTTTTATAGACCATCTTCACCATCTTAATTTCTCCATTGAAGGAAAGGTTCTTGCAATTCGTTATCAAAATGAAGTGTTCCTTTTATGGTCATCTTTGCCATATTAATttatccaaaagaaaaaggctCTTGCAATCCATCGGTGAAATGAAGTTAATTTCTccaaaagaaaaggcttttgcaATTCATCGGTGAAATGAAGTGTTCTGAGTTTTCAAACTAGGACTTGATATTTTTACATAGTTGAAAGTCAATGTTTCACTAAAGTGTTGTTacatggaaaaaagaaaatttaaggAGCTTAAGATGAATGTTTCAAGAAGAATATTAGTTGCCTGTACTTGTTGGAGAAATGAACTTCtcgattgttttttttttaatttacaaaTAAACATTATCAATTCAAATACATACTTTAGGGCTAAAAAATCTCATGCTGGTGCAATAACCTTACGAGGAAGGAACTTCTGGAGTACCAATGAAAAAGAGTAAGAGAGACAATACTAATACTTAAATTGCTGAGATTCATTCTCTTAATTAAAAAGAGAAAACTTGAAAGAGAGATATATGACCGAAGAGCAACGACATATCAAACTAGTTAATAAAACCACAGGCCCTTCTTTCAGGTCAATGTTATCATGTCTAGTAGTAGGATTTCTCAAACCTTAGACGTAAGCAAGGCAAGGAGTATGTATATAGGCTCCATATTTGTGTTTCTACTGGGTGGTATATTAGTCAATTCATCATGAAGTTGGAGTGGTTGAATTGATACAATGACTAGTAAACTGGTGGGGTAATACCGGAGCGTAAAAATGGGTGGCTTGGTTGGTTTTATCGTCCCCCGTTCCCCGCCCATATATATACTGTTCGACTGAGGAGAGAAAAGCAGCACAACGAAGAAAACAGAGAACGTattgatagagagagagagagtaggtgAAAGTGTAGTGCGGAGAAAGAAGGCGAGAGAATGGATTCGGATTACGGAATTCCGAGAGAACTTTCCGATCTGCAAAAGCTTCGATCTACCTATCAGCCGCATGTTCCACCATGTCTtcaggtatctctctctctctctctctctctctctctctctctctctctctctctctctcttccttttgccttctctttctctttttctctcacgCTCTCCGTCACTCTTTCACGCTCTCTCGTTCGTTACGTTTTCGATGCTTCCTTCTCTGTTTCATTCATAAATCTTTTGCTTTCTTCTACTCCTGCGACGTAACTCATTCGATGTATTAATAAAAGTTTTTTCTGGTTAACGTTATTCTCTTAATCTCCTGTTGTTCTTTGACAATCTGACTTTGCGCTATGAAGATATCTGAGATGTCATTGCTGCGTTGATCTGCATATACGGGGAAAAACTAGATCTGACTAGTAAGATAGTAATGTTCGTAGGATATGGAGTAATTTCTTTTCCTTATGACAACTCTGACTAGCAACATAGTAATGTTCGTAGCATATGGAGTAATTTCTTTTCCTAATTGTTGTCATATATTTGGCTGAGTCAACTTGGTGTAACATGTCTTTCCTGGTTGGATAGATTGGGGCACAAGAAGCATTGTTCACATAATCAATTTTTAAGTTTCGAATGTTAGATTGGTGATGATTTGGATATTGGAATTCGAGGACGTAACTCGTCATTCTTGTAATTTCTTAACAAAATTGTTGATCTTTGGCttgattgatgccttacaaaatTCGAAATAAAGCAACTGgaatcaaacttgaaaaaagTTACAGGCTTTGATCTAATGCAGAGGCTGCAAGGTAGACACCGTTTTCAGTCCTGCGAGTATTGCGCATTTTGTTGTTCTCTGTGTTTAAACTAAAAAAGAAGGAAGGCAACTCGACCAGTTTACAAGTGTTCTTACTTAATGCAACATTAGTACGAAGCATCTTGCCCATAGCTGCCGTCCCATTGTGTGCATTAGGACAAAACTTCTTGCCGAAAATTCTTTTTGGCTTTACATTTTGGGAGTTCATGTCGCAACAAACTTGAGTTCCATTTATTCGTGGAATGAAGGTTGGACTCTAAGTGTCTTTCTTCTTACTAAGGGACAAATATGCACTCGAATTTACACATACTTACATGGTGCATTGCCTTGTTGACAAAGAAGAATTAGGCTGTGCTTCAACTCCATGCACTCCTTAGGGAAATATCATGTTACGAGTGGTTTCACTCAGAGAGATTTGCTATGGGAGTAAATCTGTTCCAGTTCTTCCTGGTACTCACGTACCAACAGCAAAATGAAGGGGAAACAAAATAAGTTTGTTGCAACAGCTTGGCATTCTGGCTCTTTAAGGAGAGATTTCAACTTGGCATCATCTTTTCTGATGTGTTTTTCCCTTTTAAAGTACTGGTAATTTGTGTCTAAATTTGATTATCTAGATTTACTTATTTGTCCATGACTATGTCGTCATGTCATCCACACAGGGAACTACTGTCAGGGTAGAATTTGGTGATGCAACTACTGCAGCAGACTCGTCTGGTGCCCACACCATTAGTCGCATATTTCCGCATACGTATGGTCAGCCTTTGGCTCACTTTCTTAGGGCAACAGCAAAGGTCCCTGATGCTCAGATTATCACTAGTCATCCGACAATTAGGTACGAATATAATGATCACTTCTTCGACCTTTCTGTATATTGGTTTCTATATAAGTTGGTGCAATTTCCCCAAACCTACAGTAAATAAGTACGTAGATATATGTGTTTTAAGGTCTTGCAGTTGTAGATTCTATTTAACTCATATTGTAATGTAGCTTACACCTTCAGTTTTCTTGCGCTTTCTTTACCCTTCGTTGATTATTATCCTTGCATTCGAGTGTAGGATGTGGTAAGTAACTATTTGCATTATAACATGTTATGTTGTTTGTTCTCTCTAAAAGATTGAACTAATTTTCAATATGATTACAAATTCTTATCATTGTTATGGTGATTTTTCCTTTCAGAGTGGGAGTGGTCTTCTGCGGGAGGCAGTCTCCTGGAGGACATAATGTTATATGGGGTCTTCACGATGCTCTTAAAATTCACAACCCAAACAGTACTTTACTTGGATTTTTAGGCAAGTGAAACTCTCTTGTTCTGGTTGTGGCTGTTTTCTTTTAAATGCATGGGCATGCTTACGCTAATAGAAACATATCTATGCATTGTGTATGTAACTTCTTAACGGGTCTGCTAAATTGTCATGAAATTTTTATGTTTCTGATGTTGTTTCATGTGGTCATTTATCTTGTCAATTTACACAAAGTATTACCTGTTTTGGCGAGAGTGGCACCTTTCATCCAGTTTCATGTCTTTTGATTGCATATCAGAcctcattataaaaaaaatcagctgCCTACTATGacttagtttttggttttgtgatatagtttttgtgttttttgaacatttaAATCAATATTATCTACCTTCCTTTAGTTTTAGCAGGCATCGAGgaattattttttctctctttttgatcCAATTATATGTTGTACTGAGGGAATCAAATTATCCTTGAAACAAAGAACGAAATTTCCATGCTAACCGAACAGCCGGAAAAGAAATTTCCACGCTAATCCAATTATACGTGTGTTTCCAGGTGGTTCTGATGGTTTATTTGCGCAGAAAACTCTTGAGATTACAGATGATATTCTCGCAACGTACAAAAATCAAGGTAGTATTGTGGACTGCACTTTGTTGACAATATATGTTTTATGATTTCCATTTCCACCTTGACCCAAACATTGGTTATATAATTCTATCTAGGTGGTTATGATTTGCTGGGACGGACGAAGGATCAAATAAGAACTACTGAGCAAGTTAATGCTGCACTTGCTGCGTGCAAGGCTTTGAAATTGGACGGCCTTGTCATTATAGGAGGTATATTGGTgtcattgttttgatttttttctttcgaCCTTATTCAGCCATTAGCAAGTTCTGCTCACACCAATGTTGGGTGGTGGGAGGAAATGAACAAAACCTCAGCTTTGGCCTTTTCACAATTGGTCCTCCAAATTCTTTAACACTAAAGTTTGGTATTTGTGAAGGTGTAACATCAAACACAGATGCTGCTCACCTTGCAGAAGTATTTGCAGAAGCAAAATGCTCAACAAAGGTAGATAGTGCATATTTTTCCTGGTGAAAGAGATGTCTTTGCTGCCATTATTGTGCGTTGTGATGttcattgatttgatttgatccaCTTTTATTGAGAAAACTACGGAACTTTCCTCCAGTATATCCTATTGACGGGCCAATGTCATTCGTGACTATTTGGTTTTTTCGCAGGTGGTTGGTGTTCCTGTTACTTTAAACGGAGATCTCAAAAACCAATTTGTTGAATCTAATGTTGGTTTTGATACGATCTGCAAGGTAGTAATCCTGGGCTCTCTACGGTTTGCATGGAGTACTTACATTAGAATATGAGATATAGTTGCATTTAATTGATGGTAAAATGCTTTTCAAGTGATATCCTTGCTAATAATTTAACTCATGTCAAAtagaaatttgaataaggatgaCTACAAGATATTTGCAATCGTTTTGTTTTATCTGAAATCAAATAAAAGTGGAAGTTAACCTGAAAAATGAACCATGTTACACTCTCGAGCTTTTTAACAACCGCTCACTTAGGAATTCTAGAAGTTAGATGGCATCTTTATGCTTTGCTCATTCCCATCTTCTAAGTTACGAAAGATTGGAATAATAACGTCAGGTTAGACTTTTGAaacagataattttttttttttttcagtcaaACGGAAATTCTTTTGAAACAGATAATGTGGTCACTTGTGGGTCGAGGGAAATTGTGaacctattttatttttgaacagcgaagcaaaaaattttattgataaggaaaaaggattacaaagcaaagctcaagttggcaagaaaccaatagAGCTCCCAATGGGCCAAGCCTAGATCACCAAAGGGATCTAAATAGGTATAAATATAACAATAAAGGCCAcaagaaacccaaaacccaaatacaaCAATTAAGCCCAAAACTCCGAAACCCTAACTCAAAACCTAAAAGGCATAACCCATAGACAACATAGGCCTAGCCGGAGATCGACACATAGACAACATGGGCCAGCCTAAACAACAACCCTACCCACCACCAACCGCAGCCATCCGGAGTGAGATGGGCCGCTGCCACCACCGTCCCCGGAGCTCGGGGAACAAGCCCCTGTTGCTACCCCGGAGAACGGCCCGACCACCCCACCACAGGCCGCCCCACCACAACCCACCCACAGCCACCAACACCACCCTTCACCAGCAACGAACCTTGCTGCTGCTGCCTTGCCGCCACTACTGCTGCCCCGTTGCAGCTGTACCTGAAACGCAACAAAACCACCCCAATCTGCCCCCCACACCACCACAGAAACCAACCCACACCACCCCAATCAGCCCCCCACACCGCCACAGAAACAAACGACCTGcagaagacaaaacaaaaacaaaacccaacccCTCGCCTCCAACAACCACCAGCCGCAACACCACCACATCACCGACCCAACAGCCAACATCGAAAACAGCCATTAACTCTGACCAAACACCAACGGCAAGTGGCCAGAGAAGAAAACCGCCCCAACGTAGCTGCGAAGAAACCCCTTGCCGTTTAGCCAAAACCAGATCCAGCCATGGAAAGACCCAGCGGGATTCCGCCGCCCGAAACCGCCACCACTCGCCACAGCACTCCACCTCGCTGTTAAGCATAAACCTGGATCCAACCAAGAGAAAAGATCTGATGGGAGACCGGAGAACGAAAAGGAAAGCGAAATCGGCAAGGGAACGGTGATCGATGGAGGAGAACAGGTGGATAGTCgcaagaagaaagagaagggggTAAGAAAGCGGAAAGAGGTCCGGGTGGAGGCAGGCGGCGTGCCGCCCCCCAGACGAGGGCGGAAAGTGAAAGGTTTCAAGGGTAAAGGGAAATTGTGAACCTGTGGGAAGCTTTATCTGCACTATTTCCTCTTCAGTTCTGTCTTTTCTCGTTCTATTATGTAAAAGATTTTTTATACGTTACATTCACACTGCTTGTTGTAAGGCTGGTCTCTTGGTGGAGTATTATACACCAATTGCAAAATGCGATGACTTGCTTTTCATTCAGGTTGAGTATTATGGTTTTGCGGAAGAATTGAAACCATCTGTTTTGTCTTATATTCAGGTTAATTCTCAGTTAATTAGCAACGTTTGCACTGACGCTCTCTCTGCAGAGAAGGTAACAGAGTGATTCGTGCTAGTTTTATACTCTTGAGAGgcatttttttagcattctatATTATTTGAGTTGCCTTTCAAAAGCCTGAGACTTTGTTGCTTTTTCCTACTAcagtattattattttatccGCCTCATGGGCCGTAAGGCATCACACGTTGCTTTGGAATGCACTTTACAGTCACATCCAAATatggtttgttttcttttgtttcatttcaaCTTCATTATGTTGTTAGGAGGTTGTTGCCTCGAAGCCTTCTTCATGTTAttcttgaaggaaaaaataCCTTAATATGTTCTTTGCAGGTTATTCTTGGCGAGGAGGTGGCTGCATCAAAGCTCACTCTTTTTGATCTGACAAAACAAATTTGTGATGCAGTGCAATCCAGGGCAGAACAAGGTTTGTAGACTCTAGGTTGCTTTTTATGgttattgttttaattttgtcaTCTGACCTGATGGTTTTGCGCCAGATAAGTACCATGGAGTCATTTTGCTACCAGAGGGGCTTATTGAAAGCATTCCTGAAGTGTATGCTCT
The sequence above is drawn from the Rhododendron vialii isolate Sample 1 chromosome 6a, ASM3025357v1 genome and encodes:
- the LOC131330776 gene encoding pyrophosphate--fructose 6-phosphate 1-phosphotransferase subunit alpha codes for the protein MDSDYGIPRELSDLQKLRSTYQPHVPPCLQGTTVRVEFGDATTAADSSGAHTISRIFPHTYGQPLAHFLRATAKVPDAQIITSHPTIRVGVVFCGRQSPGGHNVIWGLHDALKIHNPNSTLLGFLGGSDGLFAQKTLEITDDILATYKNQGGYDLLGRTKDQIRTTEQVNAALAACKALKLDGLVIIGGVTSNTDAAHLAEVFAEAKCSTKVVGVPVTLNGDLKNQFVESNVGFDTICKVNSQLISNVCTDALSAEKYYYFIRLMGRKASHVALECTLQSHPNMVILGEEVAASKLTLFDLTKQICDAVQSRAEQDKYHGVILLPEGLIESIPEVYALLQEIHGLLRQGVSVDNTSSQLSPWASALFEFLPPFIRKQLLLFPESDDSAQLSQIETEKLLAHLVEEEMNKRTKEGTYKGKKFNAICHFFGYQARGSLPSKFDCDYAFVLGHICYHILAAGLNGYLATVTNLKHPVNKWRCGAAPITAMMTVKRYGRGPGASFIGKPALHPATVDLTGKTYELLRKNATKFLMEDVYRNPGPLQFDGPGADSKVVTLCVEDQDYMGRIKELKEYLDKVRTIVKPGCSQEVLKAALSAMAAVTEILSVMSSPASNGNTPF
- the LOC131330775 gene encoding bZIP transcription factor 60, encoding MGDSGVTDNEVAGQYDWILDGIPDDLSLFFDDIPLSDVTNSSPDSLPLTIDDIDQILLGDDDNEESRRDTVVAEQQLDIFSDYLLDSPVESDHSAEIVDLTDGGKNANSPSSSSEEEHRDVILPQDDSGDGGDPTNKKRQRQLRNRDAAVRSRERKKMYVRDLEMKTKYLEGECRRLGMLLQCCCAENQALRLSLQNAKAFDASMTKQESAVLLLESLLLGSLLWFLGIVCLLIQPGLLQFDLETVQIGSVDKKNQGSLAVRKPGSKVFGLNLFRSFMVSKICKASRSRMKPSFLSIKVLV